One Pseudomonas sp. FP1742 genomic window carries:
- a CDS encoding precorrin-8X methylmutase: MLDYIRDGQEIYRNSFAIIRAEANLARIPADLEKLAVRVIHACGMVEAIDGLQFSEGAGKAGRDALAAGAPILCDARMVSEGVTRARLPANNPVICTLRDDSVPELARELGNTRSAAALELWRPHLEGSVVVIGNAPTALFYLLEMLDAGAPKPALILGFPVGFVGAAESKAMLAADSRGVPFVIMQGRLGGSAMAAAAVNALATEIE, encoded by the coding sequence ATGCTTGATTACATCCGCGACGGTCAGGAGATCTATCGCAACTCCTTCGCGATCATTCGCGCCGAGGCCAACCTTGCGCGTATTCCGGCCGATCTGGAGAAACTCGCCGTGCGGGTGATCCACGCCTGCGGCATGGTCGAGGCCATCGATGGTCTGCAGTTTTCCGAAGGCGCCGGCAAGGCCGGGCGCGATGCGCTGGCCGCTGGCGCGCCGATTCTGTGCGACGCGCGGATGGTCAGCGAGGGCGTGACCCGCGCGCGTTTGCCGGCCAACAACCCGGTGATCTGCACCCTGCGCGACGACAGCGTGCCGGAGCTTGCCCGCGAGTTGGGCAATACCCGTTCCGCCGCCGCGTTGGAGCTGTGGCGCCCGCATCTGGAAGGCAGCGTGGTGGTGATCGGCAACGCACCGACCGCACTGTTTTATCTGTTGGAAATGCTCGATGCCGGCGCGCCGAAGCCGGCACTGATTCTCGGCTTCCCGGTGGGCTTCGTCGGCGCCGCCGAATCCAAGGCGATGCTCGCGGCGGACAGCCGTGGCGTGCCTTTCGTCATCATGCAAGGCCGGCTGGGCGGTAGCGCCATGGCCGCCGCCGCCGTCAATGCCCTCGCCACGGAGATCGAATGA
- a CDS encoding precorrin-2 C(20)-methyltransferase: protein MQQPGRLIGLGVGPGDPELITVKALRLLRESPVVAYFVAKGKKGNAFGIIEAHLQDPQTLLPLVYPVTTEALPAPLSYEQVISDFYDTAAEQLAAHLDAGRDVAVICEGDPFFYGSYMYLHDRLAERYEAEVVPGVCSMLGGASVLGAPLVYRNQSLSVLSGVLPHEDLKRRLADADAAVIMKLGRNFPKVRQVLEELGLAERALYVERATMANQKIVPLDQVEPMSSPYFSLIIVPGERWQG from the coding sequence ATGCAGCAACCTGGACGTTTGATTGGCCTGGGCGTCGGCCCCGGTGATCCGGAACTGATTACCGTCAAAGCTTTGCGCCTGCTGCGCGAATCGCCGGTGGTGGCGTACTTCGTCGCCAAGGGCAAGAAGGGTAATGCGTTCGGCATCATCGAAGCGCATCTGCAAGATCCACAAACCCTGCTGCCGCTGGTTTATCCGGTGACCACCGAAGCGCTGCCGGCGCCGTTGTCGTATGAACAAGTGATCAGCGATTTCTACGATACGGCCGCTGAACAACTCGCCGCGCATCTGGACGCCGGCCGTGATGTGGCGGTGATCTGCGAAGGCGATCCGTTCTTCTACGGCTCCTACATGTACCTGCACGATCGACTGGCCGAGCGTTACGAAGCCGAAGTCGTGCCGGGTGTCTGCTCGATGCTCGGCGGTGCCTCGGTACTCGGTGCACCGCTGGTGTATCGCAATCAGAGCCTGTCGGTGTTGTCCGGCGTGCTGCCCCACGAAGACCTCAAGCGTCGCCTGGCCGATGCCGATGCGGCAGTGATCATGAAACTGGGGCGCAACTTTCCCAAGGTCCGTCAGGTGCTCGAAGAACTCGGTCTGGCAGAGCGTGCGCTGTACGTCGAGCGCGCGACCATGGCCAACCAGAAAATCGTGCCGCTGGATCAGGTCGAGCCGATGTCCTCGCCGTATTTCTCGCTGATCATCGTTCCCGGCGAGCGGTGGCAAGGCTGA
- the cobJ gene encoding precorrin-3B C(17)-methyltransferase, whose protein sequence is MTHSTPAIVILGQGSLATARRIQQVYPAALIHGLAGRVEGADRTYPEFGATLRELYQQDTPIIALCAAGIVIRTLAALLLEKGAEPPVLAVAEDGSAVVPLLGGLGGVNVMARKIAAGLQVAAAITTSGELRFGTCLLNPPSGYALGDLELGKRFVSDLLAGHSVRIEGAAPWLQQAQLVEDPLAQRSIHVGSDAREASANELVIYPRSVAVAIGAAAADLPSAVRAALQQANIAVQALACLVAADTEMASPALHEAAIALGVPLRFVAPASDIGALARSAVPEATIIATTNNAAVAVTEQPLDLTQIGRPRGRLAVIGLGPGAAELMVPAVKAELARATDVLGYETYVRMAGPFRADQVLHCTDNREEMQRARHAFELAARGRSVIVVSSGDPGVFAMAAAVLEALHESSDPAWHTVELEILPGVSASLATAAQAGAPLGHDFCVMSLSDNLKPWSIIEKRLDLAAEADLALAFYNPISRSRPWQLGRALEIVAQHRKPETPVVLGRDIGRPGQTLRTTTLGALTPDQVDMRTMVLVGSSTTCAFPRAEGGDWVYTPRWYGEKPAS, encoded by the coding sequence ATGACTCATTCCACGCCCGCAATCGTCATTCTCGGCCAGGGCAGTCTGGCCACTGCCCGCCGCATTCAACAGGTGTATCCGGCCGCGTTGATCCACGGCCTGGCCGGAAGGGTCGAGGGCGCCGACCGCACTTATCCCGAATTCGGCGCGACCCTGCGCGAGCTGTATCAGCAGGACACGCCGATCATTGCCCTGTGCGCGGCGGGGATCGTCATTCGCACCCTGGCGGCGCTGTTGCTGGAAAAGGGCGCCGAGCCGCCGGTGCTGGCCGTGGCCGAAGACGGCAGCGCGGTGGTGCCCTTGCTCGGTGGCCTCGGTGGCGTGAACGTCATGGCGCGCAAGATCGCTGCCGGTTTGCAGGTCGCCGCGGCGATCACCACCAGCGGTGAACTGCGCTTTGGCACCTGCCTGCTCAATCCGCCAAGCGGTTACGCCCTTGGCGATCTGGAACTGGGCAAGCGTTTTGTCTCTGATTTGCTCGCCGGGCACAGCGTGCGCATCGAAGGCGCGGCGCCGTGGCTGCAGCAGGCGCAGTTGGTGGAAGATCCGCTGGCGCAGCGTTCGATCCATGTCGGCAGCGACGCCCGTGAGGCGAGTGCCAATGAGCTGGTGATTTATCCGCGCAGTGTTGCGGTGGCGATTGGTGCTGCCGCGGCGGATTTGCCGAGCGCTGTTCGCGCGGCGTTACAGCAAGCGAACATCGCGGTGCAGGCGCTGGCCTGTCTGGTGGCGGCTGACACTGAAATGGCCAGCCCGGCGTTGCATGAAGCGGCCATTGCGCTGGGAGTGCCGCTGCGTTTTGTCGCGCCGGCGAGCGACATCGGCGCATTGGCCCGTAGCGCGGTGCCCGAGGCGACGATCATCGCAACGACAAACAATGCGGCTGTGGCCGTGACCGAACAGCCGCTGGACCTCACGCAAATCGGCCGCCCACGCGGGCGTCTGGCCGTGATCGGCCTCGGACCGGGCGCCGCCGAACTGATGGTGCCCGCCGTCAAGGCCGAATTGGCCCGGGCCACCGATGTGCTCGGCTACGAAACCTACGTGCGCATGGCCGGTCCCTTCCGCGCGGATCAGGTGCTGCATTGCACCGACAACCGTGAAGAAATGCAGCGTGCCCGCCACGCCTTCGAACTGGCGGCCCGGGGCCGTTCGGTGATCGTGGTGTCCTCAGGCGACCCGGGCGTGTTCGCGATGGCGGCGGCGGTGCTCGAAGCCTTGCACGAGTCGAGTGACCCGGCCTGGCACACTGTCGAGCTGGAGATCCTGCCGGGCGTCTCCGCGTCGCTCGCCACCGCTGCCCAGGCCGGTGCGCCGCTGGGGCATGACTTCTGCGTGATGTCCCTGTCGGACAACCTCAAGCCGTGGTCGATCATCGAAAAGCGTCTGGACCTGGCCGCCGAAGCGGACCTGGCCCTGGCGTTCTATAACCCGATCTCACGTTCACGGCCATGGCAGTTGGGGCGTGCGCTGGAGATCGTCGCGCAGCATCGCAAACCTGAAACGCCGGTGGTGCTGGGACGGGATATCGGCCGACCGGGACAGACCTTGCGCACGACCACCCTGGGGGCGTTGACCCCGGATCAAGTGGACATGCGCACCATGGTGCTCGTCGGCTCGTCCACCACCTGCGCGTTCCCTCGTGCCGAGGGTGGTGATTGGGTGTATACGCCACGCTGGTACGGTGAAAAGCCGGCATCCTGA